In the genome of Brachionichthys hirsutus isolate HB-005 chromosome 23, CSIRO-AGI_Bhir_v1, whole genome shotgun sequence, one region contains:
- the LOC137911774 gene encoding macrophage mannose receptor 1-like has product MDHWSIILVLTALVHLGSAQTRQYIFVNEARTWTEAQSFCRRRYNDLATIFNRDEFNAVARLTADQGRLWIGLHLDFTKGWTWSLNDSTFYGPGEAEFKNWFPGQLESPEEPSCVGLFSDSRHNGAWLGSCCHIRRPFVCYSGGIDGAPLFVKEDIVLPWNDAQEYCRRNHVDLASIRTLQENDIIANLAAGDTVWIGLHGGGVWSDGSTSTFRCWADGEPNSVTDRCVAVLPGEFGLWSNEDCSLRFPFICYSSVLEKL; this is encoded by the exons CACTAGTCCATCTCGGTTCTGCCCAAACTCGCCAGTACATCTTTGTGAATGAGGCACGGACCTGGACTGAGGCACAGAGCTTCTGCAGAAGGAGGTATAATGATCTGGCCACGATTTTCAACAGAGATGAATTCAATGCCGTTGCCAGGTTAACAGCAGATCAAG GCAGACTTTGGATAGGTCTGCATCTTGATTTCACAAAGGGATGGACATGGTCTCTGAATGACAGCACCTTCTATGGTCCAGGAGAGGCAGAGTTTAAAAACTGGTTCCCTGGACAGCTTGAGAGTCCTGAAGAACCGAGCTGTGTTGGTCTGTTCAGTGACAGCCGGCACAATGGTGCATGGCTTGGCTCTTGTTGCCACATCCGACGACCCTTTGTGTGCTACAGTG GTGGCATAGATGGAGCACCGCTCTTTGTTAAGGAAGATATTGTTCTTCCCTGGAATGATGCCCAGGAATACTGCAGGAGGAATCATGTCGATCTAGCCAG TATACGAACCCTGCAAGAAAATGACATCATCGCAAACTTAGCAGCTGGAGATACTGTCTGGATTGGTCTGCATGGGGGAGGAGTGTGGTCAGATGGAAGCACCTCGACGTTTCGATGCTGGGCCGATGGGGAACCGAACTCTGTGACGGACCGCTGTGTCGCTGTGCTTCCAGGAGAATTTGGGTTGTGGTCAAATGAGGACTGTTCACTCCGGTTCCCCTTCATATGTTACTCATCAG TTTTGGAGAAATTATGA